CCAAAAATCTCGCCTAGAATCTGCAAATATTGAGTTTAGACGCGCTAAGGGAGCGTTTTTGCCACAGGTGGATTTGGTGGGTGTGAAGTATTGGTATATCGATGGTGCAGGGCAAGCAAGTGCAAACTACGGGCTACAAAGCCAAGTGCGACTAAATGTCAGCCTAAATCTTTTCAATGGACTAAAAGATGGATTTTCCTACCAAGTCAAGCGATATGATGTGCTTGCCTCAAAATCCACACTTAGCCAATACGAGCGCAATTTGGAGCTAAGCCTAGAATCTTTGCTACGCGACTACCAAAACGCTAAGCACCAATTCCAAATCGCCCAAGATTCCCTCCAAAAAGCAAAAGAAAACTACCAAATCATAAACAACCGCTACTTGCAAAATCTATCCACTTACACCGAGCTAATCAACGCTCAACTACTCCTAACCACAATGCAAACAAGCATAAACCAAGCCCGCTACAACTTAATCTCTATCCAAGCAAATATCGAGCGACTAAGCAATCCCTAGCCTACTAAAATCTACCAAAATTTACAACGCGTTTTTTTAACCTTATCTTTTTTTGATTCTTGCAATCTTAAAATCTATCTTGCACGATTTTAGCTCACATATTTTTTTAAAACTTTAGGCACAAAATCATACTTTACACAAAAATCATAACACAAAAATCATACTTGCACAAAATCAAAAAGCATTAAAATATTTGCTTTATAATCAACTTTTGATTTTGCCAAAATCTTAAATTAAGCAAATCAACCATCCAAACGCCTAGCAAACGGACGCGCTATGAATGACACACTTACCTTTTTAGCTCTGTTTTTGATATGCTTTGTGCTAGCAGGCTGTGCTTCCATAGTCCCTAGCACGCACTATCTCAAGTCCAAGCCACAAAGCGATTTTGAAGAGAGGGATTGGCTATCTACTCCTATCGCCCTGCCCTACTTAGAAGAACTACAAGAGCCTCAAAAAAGTGGTGCACTGCTAGTGAGTGAGGGAAGCCACGCGATACTTCATCGCATAAGCCTAGCGCGAATGGCACGCTACTCTATCGAAATCCAAACATATATCTACAAAAACGAGCTTGCTTCACGCGTGCTTATGCACGAAATCTATGAAGCAGCAAATCGTGGCGTAAAGGTAAAAATTCTAATCGATGATAACGGACTAGACTCGGACTACTCTGATGTCATCGCTCTAAATCATCACCCAAATATACAAGTGCGGATTTTTAACCCCTACCGAAATAGAATCAAACTTTTTCGATTGCCAGAGATGATTTTGCGATTTGACAAAATCAATCGCCGTATGCACAACAAACTTTTTATCGCGGACAATATGGCTCTAATCATCGGTGGGCGAAATATCGCTGATAGCTACTTTGACTCTAGTGTGAATGTAAATTTTGCCGATACAGAAGCGTTTTTCATCGGCAAAATTGCCAAAGACGCCAAAGAAAGTTTCAAGCAGTATTGGGAATATCATCGCTCTATTCCTGTGGAGTTTTTGCCCTCAAAGCGTAAGATGAGGAAATTTATGAAGCACTATCCCAAAATCATCAAATCCCTAGAATCTGATGAGGAAAAGTGGGAAGAATACTCCCAAGCCATAAATGAAGCTATCGATAACTATCAGCAAAAACAAAATAAAATGTATTGGGGGGAGGCAAAACTCATAGCCGATGATGTAAAAAAAATCGATGAGCGCAATCCCACAAGCAAAATCTATGAGGAGCTAAAAGACATTTGGGAGGGCACAAATGATAGTATCTATATCTCATCAGCATACCTTGTCCCGGGCAAAAGAGGACTAAAAATGATGCAAGATTCTATCCAAAACGGGCTAAATCTATTTGTGCTTACAAACTCTCTCTCAAGCACGGACTCACTCCCTGTGTATGCAGCGTGGGAGAGGTATAGAGATAGTCTTGTGCGGCTTGGAGCACAAGTGTATGAATACCGCAGAGGCGAGGACAAAATCAAAATACGCGGACGAGCTTCCAAAGGTGCAAGCCTGCATAGCAAAGTGCTAGTCTTTGATAAGCAAATCACTTGGATTGGCAGCTTCAATCTAGACCCCCGCTCAACTGTGATAAACACCGAAGTAATGGCGACTTTTGATAATGCAGAATTTGCCACAGAAGCCACAAAACTTATCCACATAGATATGCAAAGAGCGTGGAGGCTAGAGCTACAAGGTAGCAAATCCAACAAAAATGACGAAAGTCGGGGAGGCAAACTGCGGTGGTGTGCGCCCGAATATGTCGAGGACTCTGCCGATGAAGCAAATAAGCAAAGTAGCCTCATAGATGACTTTGTGCGTGAGGGTGGCGAGCTGTGCTACAAGCACTCGCCCGATACAAGCGCATTTTTGCGCTTGCTAAATGTGTTTATGCGACTTCTTCCAGAGAATCAAATCTAGTAGAATTTTTTGAGTCTTGTTAGAGTATCAAAATTGATATAGCAGTATTTAAATTCAAACAGTGTATGATTCCATTTTTTTTTGATTCATATTTTTTTACGCAAAAAAGCTTTTTTTAAGATTTTTGCATTGCGTGGTTTTTTTATAATTTTTGTTTTATTACAAAAAGCTAAACAATGAAACATTACATACGAGTAATTACTACTGTTGCCATACTCACTCATAAGTAGAGGTACTTTGCCTTGTAATTGCGAAAATGTTGAAAATATTGGTTAATCAACACTTAATGCACCAAATTTGCGCTATTAAAGTAAAATAAAAAAGGTATGCTTATTTTGCGCCACCACTTTTGAGTCAAAATTTTTACACTCTTTTCAAATACCTTAACGCTTTATATATTTGTATGTATTGAATCCAAAATTCAGCTTTATATAACTAACTCTTTACTTTATAATGTTCATCTATCTGATGCTTAGATCTTCTCCCTTTCCGCTACAATAACACGAATTGAAATCTTGTGCGAACGCCAATATTTCTATTCTTTTTCATCAATACTATGGAATTTTTTTGTATTTTCTGCAGTTGCTGCTACATCTATGCCTCGCTTATACCAATCATAATGTTTTGCAAGATGACCTAAATCAAGTGCCTTAAATCCTTCTTTACATAAATCAGAAGCTAAAACACAAGCTGTTGCACCACACATTAAGATATGTATAAAACTCTTGTCGTAACATTTTAACCTTGATAATGTTTCATCATATACACTAAAACAATCTCTGTTCGGCACAAATTCATAGTGCAATTCTAGTGCAGTATCATAAACATTAAATTTAAGATTATCAGCAGCTTCTTTACAACCAACAAGGACGAGTTTTTTGCCCTTAAAATAATGTCTCCATATTTCAAAATCACGCCCACAATGTTGCTTTGAAAAATATTCTGTTGAATAATATTGCATAGAATAGTTTATATATTTATCATAAGCTCTCCGAGACTTTGGCACACTGTACATATAACAATTTTTTTCCATATGATTCGTATCTCTCAATAATCCAATTACATTCTGGAATGGGGCAAATATATTGTTTATCCCAACACACAAATTTTCTTGTTCATTGGCTATAATTTCTTGCATTCTCATTGCTAACTTTTTGTCATATTTTTGATAAAACATACCCTCTCCGTCAATAATGGCTATCTCCGCGTCCCCAAATCGTGCAAGGCTTTTATTTGAATTCAATAACTCTTGTATCGTGTCCTCACTAGTCTTGATATTTGGGCGTTTGACACCACTTGATGGAATTTGATATAAAATTTGCTCAATAAGTAAATCAACTTCTAATCGTTTTAATCGGTTCAACCCTTGTATGTCTTTACGAATATCCCTTATCGAAAAACGAAAACTATCCCTTATGTTCCACAAAAAATTACGCACGAATTTGTAAAGCAAAATCACTCCTTATAGATTTTTATGGTCATAGTACAAAAAAAAAAAAAACGAATTGTAAAAAATTTATGAATTCAATATAATTTAATCAAAATTTACCGTGATTATTTCATTTACACGGCACTCTACTTTTAAACAAGATAGATGGGTTTTGTTTTATTTCTAAGCCACATTAACCTTACCGATGAGTTTGAACGCACAAGAGTAGTTGAACAAGATAGAAAAAACTCTACACCACATCATAGGGGACAAGATAAGCGTAAAATTCTGCAAAGCAAACACACATTTATCTGCTAACTGATGAGATTCGCACTTGTAATGTCAAATTTAAAAAAAAGCAAAACAATCTAGAAAAAGCACTTAAAAGCCACCCTCTTCGCGAAATTTACACAGAGCATCCCCCATTTTTTTTACGAAGGAAACTATGGAGTGGTAAAAATCCACAAGACAAACAAGCAATCAAATCCCAAATTACAACCTAAAAAAGAACTTACCAAACTTAAAAAATAGCGATTTTAAAAGCACCCTCTCCTTGCAGGAGGGGTGTGATACTAAATAAATCTGCACAAGAATCTAACCACCACCTATCCCACTCGTGCTATGGGAGGGGAATCCTCCCACTCACTTTGAAAACTAGAAACTCATCATTGCAAGAATTGTGAAGCGATTAGTGGCAATCCATACTATGCCAAAAAACGCAAAAACCACAAACGCTGAATTACCCTTTGCAATCCAAAACTATTGAGCGTATGTAAGATTTGGTATATTTGTGAGATTTCAAGCAGTATTTCTATCAACGATAATTTACCTATTTTAGATACAAAATATTTAAGAAATGAAATCTACAAAAACATTTGCAGATAGCGGAAATATGGTTTTTGAAAATGATAGATTGATTTTAATGGACGGGAAAAATTCTGGCGAAGTATTTATCGCAACCGAACAAGGATTTTTTGGAAAGCACTTTGAAAAAACTTGAATATTCTACGATTGCTCAAAATATATTTGCTGGTTTTTTTGTTACTTTATTATAAAGATTTTTCGAAGAGAATAAAAAGGGAACAGCAATGCCCCACTTGGATAGAAAATTATTTGTAAATTTAATGATTCCACTCCCACCACTAGCTTAAGCAAAAGACAAATCGCCCAA
This genomic stretch from Helicobacter macacae MIT 99-5501 harbors:
- a CDS encoding phospholipase D family protein, with amino-acid sequence MNDTLTFLALFLICFVLAGCASIVPSTHYLKSKPQSDFEERDWLSTPIALPYLEELQEPQKSGALLVSEGSHAILHRISLARMARYSIEIQTYIYKNELASRVLMHEIYEAANRGVKVKILIDDNGLDSDYSDVIALNHHPNIQVRIFNPYRNRIKLFRLPEMILRFDKINRRMHNKLFIADNMALIIGGRNIADSYFDSSVNVNFADTEAFFIGKIAKDAKESFKQYWEYHRSIPVEFLPSKRKMRKFMKHYPKIIKSLESDEEKWEEYSQAINEAIDNYQQKQNKMYWGEAKLIADDVKKIDERNPTSKIYEELKDIWEGTNDSIYISSAYLVPGKRGLKMMQDSIQNGLNLFVLTNSLSSTDSLPVYAAWERYRDSLVRLGAQVYEYRRGEDKIKIRGRASKGASLHSKVLVFDKQITWIGSFNLDPRSTVINTEVMATFDNAEFATEATKLIHIDMQRAWRLELQGSKSNKNDESRGGKLRWCAPEYVEDSADEANKQSSLIDDFVREGGELCYKHSPDTSAFLRLLNVFMRLLPENQI
- a CDS encoding GT-D fold domain-containing glycosyltransferase, whose protein sequence is MLYKFVRNFLWNIRDSFRFSIRDIRKDIQGLNRLKRLEVDLLIEQILYQIPSSGVKRPNIKTSEDTIQELLNSNKSLARFGDAEIAIIDGEGMFYQKYDKKLAMRMQEIIANEQENLCVGINNIFAPFQNVIGLLRDTNHMEKNCYMYSVPKSRRAYDKYINYSMQYYSTEYFSKQHCGRDFEIWRHYFKGKKLVLVGCKEAADNLKFNVYDTALELHYEFVPNRDCFSVYDETLSRLKCYDKSFIHILMCGATACVLASDLCKEGFKALDLGHLAKHYDWYKRGIDVAATAENTKKFHSIDEKE